Part of the Wolbachia endosymbiont of Ctenocephalides felis wCfeJ genome, TGGTATATAATCAAGCTTTTAACTATTTGAATATGGCTGGTCACTCACAATTTTCAAATATAAAACATCGTAAAGGTGCTCAGGATGCAAAACGCTCTCAAAAATTCACAAAGCTAATTAGAGAAATAACAGTTGCTGCAAAGCAAGGGCTGCCTGATCCTGAACTCAATCCACGCCTTCGTTCTGCTATATTTGCTGCACGCAAGGAAAATTTACCCAAAGATAAAATAGAGACAGCGATAAAAAATGCAACTGGTGGTGTTGCAGGAGAGAATTATGAAGAAATACAATATGAAGGCTATGGACCCTCTGGCACTGCACTCATTGTCCATGCTCTGACAAATAACCGCAATCGAACTGCTTCTGAAGTGCGTTATATTTTTTCTCGCAGAGGCGGAAATTTAGGAGAAACAGGAAGTGTTAGTTACCTTTTCGATCATGTAGGCTTAATCGTCTACAAAGCAGAGGGCGTAAATTTTGAAGATCTATTCAATCATGGAATCGAATTAGAAGTATTGAATGTTGAGGAAAATAATAAAGAAGGATTACATGTTATAACCTGTGAAGTGAAAGATTTCGGCAAAGTGCGTGATGCCTTTTATGCAAAATTTGGAGAGCCAGAACTTGCTCGTCTTTCATGGCAGCCAAAGGATCTAATTGAAATTAGTGATGAAGAATTAATTGATAAATTATCTAAATTGGTTGAAGAGTTAGAAGATAATGATGATGTCCAGTATGTTGAGGGTAACTTTGCTTTTGCTGGCACCACTTAAATCATGAAATTAATTATATTTATACTACTCTTTACTTTACCATTATATACAACTGGAGCGTCAACAGATCCCTCAGAGTTATTCCAGCACGGAATCAGGAAAAAAAAAGACATGGGTCAAGCTGCCTCGATAACAGAAAGCTCAATATGTAATAGAAAGTTGCTATTCATATCCAGCAATATAAAATCTTCCTTTTTTGCTACGGGAGTTGAACAAGGTTTAGCTCCAAATACAGTAATGAAGTTAATTGATATATATGAAAGCTTCGGTACAAACTTTAAAAAAGATATTGTGCCAGAAAGTAAATTGGAGGTTCTTTTTGAGAGGTCGACTAGCGATCAAAAGACCGAAGAAAAGATTTTGTATACTTCACTTATAACAAACAAAAAAGCCATCAGCTTATACCACTATAAATCACAAAATGGCAAAGAAGAATATTTTAATAAAGAGGGAATCAGCCTAAGAGGTAAAGCTTTTGTAAGTCCTTTAAATGGAGATTTTCGCATATCCTCAAAATTTGGCAATAGAAAGCACCCCATTCGCGGCAAAATTGTTTTTCACAAAGGAGTAGACTATGCAGCTAAATTCGGTGCTCCTATATATGCTGTTGCAGAAGGTGTGATAGAATATATAGGAAATAATGGAGGATACGGTAAATACATAAAAGTAAAACATAAAAATGGATATTCAACCTGCTATGCACATATAAGTAGATTTAGTAATAATATAAAGTCAGGTTCCAAAGTGAAACAAGGACAAGTCATCGCTTATGTTGGTAGCACTGGTGTTGCAACAGGACCCCATTTACATTACGAAGTTATATATAATGGTAAGTATATCGATCCACTCACAATAGCGCATAAAAATGAAATAAGATTGGTTGATTGTGAATTAAAGGAGTTTAAACTATTTGTGAATAAGATAGATAAAATGATCAACAAAGAGGGTTCAGGTGGAAAAGAAGTTTAAAGACAACGTAGACAAGAATACGATAGAAGATAGAAACTTAAGTCAAATCCAGCTTTTTCCCGCATTAATACTAGTGGTAATATTAATAGCAGTACCGCTATCACTGCTTGTGATGTATGATATTCCAGTTTCAATACACAGCAACCTGCTTTCAATGGATGGTATCACTGCCTTAGTGTTAATAATCCCATTTTTAATCCTATTCGTGATCTTATTTATAATTTTACCAACAGGGTTTTTCATCAATAATCCTAATGAAGCAAGAGTAATAGAATTTTTTGGTCATTACATTGGAACTTATTTTAAATCTGGGATATTTGTTACAATCCCGTTTACAAACAAACATGTTATTTCTCTAAAATTTCAAAACATCAGCACAGAAAAAATTAAAGTGAATGATGCAAACGGAAGTCCTATAGAAATCTCAGCAGTGATTGTTTGGAGAGTGAGCAGTCCAGCAAAGGCACATTATAATGTTAATAACTATCATGAGTTTGTTTCTGTACAAAGCGATTCAGTGATAAGAGAACTAGCAAGCAATTATCCATATGACAGCGAAAGTGACGAGGAATCTTTACGTAAAAATTCCGATAAAATTTCAGATGAATTGCGATCAATGCTACAACAAAGACTAGATATTGCAGGGATTGAAATTAAGGAAGCCAGAATATCTCATCTAGCATACTCATCTGAGATTGCGCAAGCAATGTTGAGACGTCAACAAGCACATGCTATCACCTCTGCAAGAAAACACATAGTACAGAACGCCATAAGAATTATCGAGGAAGTAATAGCTCACTTTGAAAAGAATAAAAGCGTACAATTAGACGGCAAGCAAAAAGTTCAATTGATCAACAATTTACTGGTTGCCCTGATCTCTGAACAAGATGCACAACCAACAATTAGTTTGGATAATAATTAGCATAAAAGCCTAACAAATTTGTGATATTTCTTGACTAGTAGACTAAGCAGTATTACAATAAACCATGTACGTTAGGGGTGCTTTAAAAAGCTGAGAGTACATGAGTACAACCCTTTGAACCTGATATTGTTAAAGCAAGCGTAGGAAAATGTATGAATATAAATATTGAAGAATTCTTCGGTTTCATTGCACTAATCACGTCTTTAATTGGGTTATTGCCTCAGGTATATAAAGCATATGCCACTAAACTTACCCGCGATGTATCAATGCTAATGTTAGTAAACTATCTTGTTTGTTCATTATCTTGGATTGGCTATAGTATCTACCAAGGCTCAACTTTTGTGATGTTTAGTAATATTGCTGGATTTGCGATCAGTGTGATATCAATTGTTCAAAAATGTTACTATGATGCAAAATCTGCATGAAGCATTTCATAACCATATACTACACTGTAGTATACAACAGCAATATCGCTCTATTGTGGTACTAAATGGGAAAATACCTGATCTATCGTTTTTCAAACTAGACATACCTATTATTGCTGTAGATGGAGGAGCAAACAGGCTTCTATCAATCGGCGTAAAACCTGACCTTGTAGTAGGAGATTTGGATAGCGTAAATCCGAATTTACACGCTGGTCTAAGTACAGTACATTTGCCTGATCAAGATTACTGCAACTTTTCCAAAGCAATAGATCACTTACAGACAATGAAGTTACTGCCATCAATAATAACGGGTATTACTGGAGGAGCAATTGATCACATATTACAAAATATCAATATTTTTCTCAGTACGGGCAGTATCTTTTATACACCCGCACCTCCTATAGTAGGATATGTCTTAAAAAAAGGTATTATCCATTTTTCTTTGCCTAAAAACACTAAAATATCTTTACTTGGTATACTGAAAGCTCAAGTATCAACTAAAGGATTAAAATGGGAACTGCATCTTGATAAGCTTACCTTTCCAGGAAAGAATTCTTGCTTTAATCGAAGTCTAAGCGATAAAGTATCCATAGAAGTACATAGCGGTATATGTTTAGCAATGGTATATTTAGAAGTAGTAGATGATGCAGGAGCATCTTAAGTTAAGAAGCAAAGGTTAGAAGGGTTAGCTATAATCCTCAACTGTCATGAACATGCTTATTACTGGGAATAGGAGGCTTTACACTTTCCAGGTGACTATCTACTTTCAATTGCTTTCTTAAATTTTGTTTTATTTTTGCTTCGAATTTAAATCCTAACTTTTCGCAGAATTTTTGAAAATATTCTTTTATAACATCAAACAGACTCTTGCCACCATCTTGATAGCTTTCTAGCTCCTTGGGAATAGTAAGTGATAATTTACCTTTTTTATATGTTACACCATTTTTGCCATCTTGAGACTCAAGTGTAAACTTTAGTGAGTTATTCAACTGACATATAACTGCTTCTTTTGGGTCACAATCGTTAGCTAGTAATTCAGTTAGCAATTTAGTGTCTGTTATAGATATTTCGTTATCGGATTTAATGCTAACACAGTTTCTATTGGTACAGTTGATGTGGATAGTACCCTGACTTTGAAGCATTAGTTCATGGGGAAAAAGTGCAGGAGCGAGGACGTTTGTTACTAGCCCTCCACCATAGTAAGAAGACTGATTACAATTAGTAACTAGCTCTTCTAAAATGGGGTCACTTGGAACTCGAGCTTTGGCATACTCAAACATTTCCTTAAAAATCTCCTTTGCAATTGGGCGATAATTATTGTTTTTCTTTACTTCTTCTTTGAGTAGAAAAAATTGCTCTTCGCTGCTGTAAATCTTTTTCCCATATGTATTAGTTCCTTTATCAATTAGACTGTGCTTGAGTTCTCTCCATGAATATTGCTTCCAAGCTCTTTCTATCAACGTGTGAATTGAAGTTTTGTCTATAATTTTCTCATTGATAACAAAATTCATCCTTGGGAAATCCTCATACATAGTTGTACCCGAGTTTGCCCCAACATT contains:
- a CDS encoding YebC/PmpR family DNA-binding transcriptional regulator produces the protein MAGHSQFSNIKHRKGAQDAKRSQKFTKLIREITVAAKQGLPDPELNPRLRSAIFAARKENLPKDKIETAIKNATGGVAGENYEEIQYEGYGPSGTALIVHALTNNRNRTASEVRYIFSRRGGNLGETGSVSYLFDHVGLIVYKAEGVNFEDLFNHGIELEVLNVEENNKEGLHVITCEVKDFGKVRDAFYAKFGEPELARLSWQPKDLIEISDEELIDKLSKLVEELEDNDDVQYVEGNFAFAGTT
- a CDS encoding M23 family metallopeptidase, which translates into the protein MKLIIFILLFTLPLYTTGASTDPSELFQHGIRKKKDMGQAASITESSICNRKLLFISSNIKSSFFATGVEQGLAPNTVMKLIDIYESFGTNFKKDIVPESKLEVLFERSTSDQKTEEKILYTSLITNKKAISLYHYKSQNGKEEYFNKEGISLRGKAFVSPLNGDFRISSKFGNRKHPIRGKIVFHKGVDYAAKFGAPIYAVAEGVIEYIGNNGGYGKYIKVKHKNGYSTCYAHISRFSNNIKSGSKVKQGQVIAYVGSTGVATGPHLHYEVIYNGKYIDPLTIAHKNEIRLVDCELKEFKLFVNKIDKMINKEGSGGKEV
- a CDS encoding SPFH domain-containing protein, whose product is MEKKFKDNVDKNTIEDRNLSQIQLFPALILVVILIAVPLSLLVMYDIPVSIHSNLLSMDGITALVLIIPFLILFVILFIILPTGFFINNPNEARVIEFFGHYIGTYFKSGIFVTIPFTNKHVISLKFQNISTEKIKVNDANGSPIEISAVIVWRVSSPAKAHYNVNNYHEFVSVQSDSVIRELASNYPYDSESDEESLRKNSDKISDELRSMLQQRLDIAGIEIKEARISHLAYSSEIAQAMLRRQQAHAITSARKHIVQNAIRIIEEVIAHFEKNKSVQLDGKQKVQLINNLLVALISEQDAQPTISLDNN
- a CDS encoding SemiSWEET family sugar transporter, producing MNINIEEFFGFIALITSLIGLLPQVYKAYATKLTRDVSMLMLVNYLVCSLSWIGYSIYQGSTFVMFSNIAGFAISVISIVQKCYYDAKSA
- a CDS encoding thiamine diphosphokinase, with the protein product MQNLHEAFHNHILHCSIQQQYRSIVVLNGKIPDLSFFKLDIPIIAVDGGANRLLSIGVKPDLVVGDLDSVNPNLHAGLSTVHLPDQDYCNFSKAIDHLQTMKLLPSIITGITGGAIDHILQNINIFLSTGSIFYTPAPPIVGYVLKKGIIHFSLPKNTKISLLGILKAQVSTKGLKWELHLDKLTFPGKNSCFNRSLSDKVSIEVHSGICLAMVYLEVVDDAGAS